A genomic segment from Bacillus cereus G9842 encodes:
- a CDS encoding DsbA family protein — METKQDNLIYVWDAYCGWCYGFSESIKGFYKNHTEVPLTVLCGGLFLDNLPMKNFSYIEEGNKRINQLTGAEFGPSYQKLVEEGTFKMNSKDAAIGFSALRSLAPDRLLEFTSAMQKAFYYEGQSLSDPETYRKIAIEHGLDPEQVLERLNAQETILDVQNDFNKVRQLGVNSYPSLLLQKDNQIIPIGGGVMTPGKIEARFKNLY; from the coding sequence ATGGAGACGAAACAAGATAACCTTATTTACGTATGGGATGCATATTGTGGATGGTGCTATGGTTTTTCAGAAAGTATTAAAGGATTTTACAAAAACCACACTGAAGTGCCATTAACAGTTTTATGTGGAGGGTTATTTTTAGATAATTTACCAATGAAAAACTTCTCATATATAGAAGAGGGAAATAAAAGAATTAATCAACTTACAGGTGCTGAATTTGGTCCTTCCTATCAAAAATTGGTGGAGGAAGGGACTTTTAAAATGAATTCGAAAGATGCTGCAATTGGTTTTTCAGCTTTACGCTCATTAGCGCCAGACCGTTTATTAGAATTCACTTCGGCTATGCAAAAAGCGTTTTATTATGAGGGCCAAAGTCTGAGTGATCCTGAAACATATCGCAAAATTGCAATCGAGCATGGTTTGGACCCTGAACAAGTATTAGAACGTTTAAACGCTCAAGAAACAATATTAGATGTCCAAAATGATTTCAATAAAGTTCGACAGCTTGGTGTTAATAGCTATCCTTCATTACTTTTACAAAAGGATAATCAAATTATTCCTATTGGTGGTGGCGTAATGACGCCAGGTAAAATTGAAGCGCGTTTTAAAAATTTATATTAA
- a CDS encoding ABC transporter ATP-binding protein codes for MHEENLIEVRNLKKYFPIKKGLFGRKTEQLKAVDDLSFTIKKGETFGLVGESGCGKSTTGRSIIRLHDVTSGNVLFDGKDIASLKESELKEYRKRMQIIFQDPYASLNPAMNVFQIISEPMNIHGSYEKEEQKEIILDLLKKVGLKEEHLYRYPHEFSGGQRQRISIARALSVKPDFILCDEPISALDVSVQAQVVNMLQDIQEETGVTYLFIAHDLSMVRHISDRIGVMYLGNIVEIADSEDLYTKPAHPYTQALLSSMPEPDPTNTGKERIILEGEVPSPLNSPSGCKFRTRCKFATEKCAQEVPKMVEIAKGHEVACHLF; via the coding sequence ATGCATGAAGAAAACTTAATTGAAGTTCGGAACTTAAAAAAGTATTTTCCTATTAAAAAAGGACTATTCGGTAGAAAAACAGAGCAATTAAAAGCAGTCGATGACCTAAGCTTCACAATTAAAAAGGGTGAAACATTCGGGTTAGTAGGAGAATCTGGCTGCGGAAAATCAACGACAGGAAGAAGTATCATTCGCTTACATGATGTCACTTCAGGTAACGTTTTATTTGACGGAAAAGATATCGCAAGTTTAAAGGAAAGTGAACTAAAAGAATATCGAAAAAGAATGCAAATCATTTTCCAAGATCCATACGCATCATTAAACCCGGCAATGAATGTATTCCAAATTATTAGCGAGCCAATGAACATTCACGGATCTTACGAAAAAGAAGAACAAAAAGAAATCATTTTAGACCTTCTGAAAAAGGTAGGATTAAAAGAAGAACACTTATATCGCTACCCGCACGAATTTAGCGGAGGCCAGCGCCAGCGCATTAGCATCGCGCGCGCACTATCTGTAAAACCAGACTTTATATTATGTGACGAACCAATCTCAGCACTCGATGTCTCAGTCCAAGCACAAGTCGTAAACATGCTGCAAGACATTCAAGAAGAAACAGGAGTCACATACTTATTCATCGCACATGACCTATCGATGGTAAGGCACATCTCAGATAGAATCGGAGTCATGTATTTAGGAAACATAGTAGAAATTGCCGACAGCGAAGACCTATACACAAAACCGGCACATCCATACACACAAGCACTACTCTCATCTATGCCAGAACCAGATCCAACAAACACTGGGAAAGAAAGAATAATCCTAGAGGGAGAAGTACCAAGCCCACTAAACTCACCATCCGGCTGCAAATTCAGAACGCGCTGCAAATTCGCCACTGAAAAATGCGCACAGGAAGTACCGAAGATGGTTGAGATTGCGAAGGGGCATGAGGTGGCTTGTCATTTGTTTTAG